TCTTGAGAGTGAATATGTAATGGTCATTTTACCTATTAAtcctaattaaattaaaattattaTAAATATCAATCAATATCACTAGTATTATGCACAACAAACTTCTTAAGGCCATTAAGAAGATAGCTTCAAGTCTTCTTTTCAGAATTTCTGTCAATGTTACACACATATCTTGAATTTTCTTCTAGCTCTGGTACCCTTGTGTCTTCATAAACACattgaaaaatatattttcaatTAATAGACCTTGTACAGGTACATGTGAAAACGTAAGTGCATTTCTTCAAATGTTTATTAAAGtatcaataaaaaaataaatatcccCCTATTCAGCATGCCTTTTTCTCTTTATcaaaaatttaactttaaaaacaaataaaaaatctCTCCGCTTTATCTTACTCTCCTCTCCACACCAATCAATTTTTCAATTTTCCTTCTTAATTTCTTTTGCGAAATTCTCATGCTTCTGCaaattcaaaaaatacaaaatattttttttccttcattagtTCCTCTTATCATTCctataaataataaaataaaatgaagagaaaaagaaaatattgGAGCGACACTATACATGTCCACCAGAGGAaattttttccttaaaaaaaacatAATTATACCAGAAAATGAAAGAGTTAAAAATCGAAACATAAGAATacatataccaaaaaaaaaatgtgaacaaTAGTGTCAATGATCGCAAAGGAGAGCATTAAACTACGAATGTAATTCATCAACTTTGTTACCTTTATTATTAGAAATTCTAAGCACGTTCAAAAACCTACTGCTTCTCCAAAAGAATGTCTAAAAAAACAACATAGTGAAAAAAGCAGAATCATACCAAAAAATGAAAGCATTAAAAATCGAAACATAAGAATACATGTACGGAAAAAAAATTATGTAAACAATAGTGTTAATGACCGCAAAGGAGAGAATTAAACTACGAATGTAATTCATTAACTTTGTTACCTTTATTATTGAAATTTTAAGCACGTTAAAAAACCTACTGCTTCTCCAAAAGCATGTCTGAAACAACAACATAGTGATACCAATTGAAATTAAAAGTACCATTAAAAATCAaaaacataattaataatttGGATAAATAAAGAGCAAGAAATTCTACATTGATTCTCAATAAATGACAAAGGAAATAACAGCGTATAGGCAAAAGAACTCTACAATATTAGGAGTAATCGGCATTAGAAATggatgaatatgaatataaatataaattaatAATTAGATTAAATAAAAAGCAAAAAATTCTATATTGATTCTCAGTAAACAACAACGGAAATGGCAGCGTATAAGCAAAGAAATTCCACAATAATAGAACTAATCGGTATTTAAAATGGATTGATATGAAAGTTAAAAAGAAATGGGATTGAATGGAGGAAAGGGACGTGGAAATGTGGTGTAGGAATAGATGGAGATTAATTCACTAATAAATATAAGGAGAGAGAAAAGGAAGTTTTTGGGAGACGACGTTTACAAATTGGACAGaactatttgaaaaaaaaatggcgattaattatttttcttacttaattaattaatacaaTGAAGACAAAAATTGAGAATAAAGATAAATGTAAAATGCTGAATTTTTAGGCTGTCATGTCAACGGGCCTATGTCCTGCaattatatacatatagatatagattattaTTCTAAATAACACCATGCATAAATCAAAATCTCAATAGTGTAAAACATTACTCCCTCTAGATCAAAACAGTGTTCACTTAACCAtttacacgccccttaagaaaatactaccCCTTgtgaaaatactaactcctaaataggtaatttgactaaactgtccctaattaaataggtattgaaatTTGaccatataacacttaataggggcaaatatgaaaagATAAGGTTCATTTTTTCttaatttgataagtggacactatttttgacaaaaaaaaaaggctaagtggacactctttttaatCTGTAGAGAGTATTACATTAATTATCAACAAAATTTAAATGGTAATATCATGTTACTAATTACTATTACTTTATTTTACACAAATTCGATATAAATGATTGCGTATTATTTAGAGCTAAAAGTTACACTAGAAACAAGCAAAATGAGGTGGCTCTGCTTCGTAATCAAGGGTAATTTCATATATTTGATTTCATTCTTGCAAACAGGTTTAATAGTGTAAGAATTTTCACGCTTTTGAGTGCACAGTGTTGCAGCAGGTTAAAATAAGCGTGGGGCTGTGTGAGTACATGGTACAATGACGGGCAAAATCTCAAAATCATAATCTGTTTGTCTCGTGACATTAGAGAGGGAAGATCAAACTAGCTAGTGGGGTGGTGAAAATAAGGTAAGGGGTAGGTAGATGGTAAACTCAAAAGAAAATATAACAGCCTTTTTATGGGCGTCAAAACTGATCCCACCTTGGGATTGAAGCCCACATTTGCACCCCACGTCAGGGGTCAAACAACATCTCTTTTCCCTTTACTTTTTTCTATACAACACCTTACATGCACCTGTCTCACTCAAATATCCAATATACATTATAATAtgattttaaattttatgtgttaataataataataataataactatcTCTCAGTCTCAAACAAATTAAGATTGACTATATGAATTCCACTTCTTTCAGTTAAAACTTATTGTCAACTAGAAGATATCATCTATGTGGATTTTTCTCTTCCATTGCATCCTATTTTAGCGCTAAATAAGCAGCGCTTGATTTTTCTCTTCCATTGCATCCTATTTTAGCGCTAAATAAGCAGCGCTAAATAAGCATTGGTACTGAGAATTTGTAGGAGAGTTTGTAGGTCTTCCAAAACATCCGGAATAACTTTCTTCCATGTGATATTAGGTCTATCGGCTCCGTTCCTTATTGACACTTTCACTTACCATAGTTTTATACCTACAGACTTGTGCATCTATAGGGCGACGCAAAGCATGTCCAAACCATCTTCATCTCAATGCATGCTATTTGCACTTTCGAGCTAAGGTGGTCATTTCTTAAACAATTAATGTGGTcacttaaaaaatatttatacaatTAAATTACTGATGAGATAATtacaggtatatatgtacattaaTTAATTGATGGTAACATAATAAAATTAGTGATTAATTTTCTCTAATTAGTTGGTTTCACTACGCTGATTTCGTAAATAAAATCTCTATAATATCAACATATAATATGCATATCCTTACCGATCGACAAACCACATGCCCAAACATTCACCTTACTCAAATGCCAATTATTCCCATCAATGAATCCAATGCTAATTTTTATTTGGTACCACCAACCGTACAACTACAGGCGAATATAATTTACTATGCAAAGACAAAATTTCATGCTAGTAAACATAAGGTCCTTTAAATGGTAAAAGAGGGTCAATTTGGATTGAAAATAGGGATATCCATGTGTCATAAAGAATTCTTTGTGCTGGTCGTTTACATGTGCCTCACCAACTAGACAACAAGTATAATTGAAAATTTTGTCCTTATATTATAATTGAAAATTTTGTCCTTATATTACATGCTTATGCagaacccacttccaacatataAAATTATATGCTATAGTAGTATAATATCAGTCACGTCATCTAATTTAATATCTAACAATTTACTACCAGTATACATTAACAACTAAACCGGCCGGCCGGTCATCACTCCTTACTCATCATATAAAATGATTATATATCTTTTGGACTTGCAATAAAAGCTACTATTAATTGCTTCTTAAAATTATAAAGAACATGAGTTCGTTATCAAACTGAATTTGAATTTAATTTGAATGTCACTATCCAAAAGAGTTGATACAAACATACTTTCACAGCATACCATTTAAGATCGATCATGAACAAAATCAATATAGGAAAGAGTGCAGAAACGTGGTCCAAAACTAAACACAACAACACTACACATTTATAGATTATGAACTATCACATACATAATAAATTCTACTATAAATGTAAGTGCAAAAATCCTTCTAACATGAATTTAATTTTACTCCTCCGAGTGCTTCAGAATGCACTATTTTTGTATAAAGATGTCACTGTCCATAACAGCTAAGTAACAACAAAAGAGACTATCTAGGCTAGGGTTTTCTCAATTCCCAGTTCTAGCTATCTCTTTATTCTGAGCAAAAAAAGcatacacaaaaaataaaataaaatatagttCTAACAAGTACAGCCATTAACGACCAGAAAGTGGGGAAGAAAGAACCTGCATTATGCGGTATTATGCTTAAAACTAACTTTGCCATGTTTTgtgattttgggattgattttCGTTGGAAGTATTAACTAGACCAGCAATGTTGAAAATGTCGGTATGAGAAAGAGGTCTTAAACCCAAAAAATCCTTAGTCATATCATCGTTACCGCCAATGCTGCCAAAAGGATCATCAAAATTCGATCCTTCGAATCCAGTAGGATTAGTTGAAGAGAAGGAATTCATCATATCCTGAAGAGACGAAGGAGCAGGAGCAGGAGCAGGAGCAGGAGCAGTAGCATTAGCAACAGCTTTATTCCCATATGAAGCCAAGCTATTGACAAAACGTTCACGTGATGACAAATTAAGTCCAAAATCAGTTGCGCTAATAGACTCAGCATTAGCATTAGCATTAGCAACAGACACGTGAACTTGGTGGGGTCCAACAGAAACAGTAGTCGTTTTGTTACTCATGCTTGCACCCATCTGAGCTGCCTTCTGCAACAACGCGGTTGCAGAAATATGTGGAGAGGCAGCCATTGGTCCGGATAGACTAGGGTTAGGGTTGAACTCTTGGCTCGGCGTGTAGTCCTGATCACCAAACCTAGAGGACTGGAAGATCGATGAGGTTAGGTCAATAGGTTGCACCGGTGCAGGACCACCACCGCCACCAACCAATAGCCATGGTGGAATCTCGGGCCTCAAATTGAAACCGGTTTGCTGCTCTTTCTTCATAGAAAATGTAACTGGAATTTCATGGCTAGTTGTAAATGGTTGAAACTGAAAATTCATGTTAGATGTGGAAGAACCAGCTTGAGATGGTAGAATTGGATTTCCAGTTATTGCTCTTGCACTCTCTTCTGCTAAAGCATCGCAAAATGCTCTGTGAGTTATGAAACTATCCCTTCTGAAACAAGCAAAACATATATTCTGTGAAATATTGACATAGACAAAGCAAAAGATTACAACTAAAGAGCACCTAAATGTCAAATCCACCTTCTAAGAAGGGTATATGACTAAGTAGGCCTCCAACAAACCAGAAAACTAATTGCATTTTAATTTTGACATAAATTAAAGAGAATGAAGAGGAGAGAGAGGAATAAAGACAAAATCTCCATTGTAA
The nucleotide sequence above comes from Lycium barbarum isolate Lr01 chromosome 3, ASM1917538v2, whole genome shotgun sequence. Encoded proteins:
- the LOC132633475 gene encoding protein indeterminate-domain 7-like, producing MMKSLMNQQTQVPVVVEENMSNLTSASGEASVSSSNRNDNYPPQYNFAPPTQQAQPQQQIKKKRNQPGNPDPDAEVIALSPKTLMATNRFVCEICQKGFQRDQNLQLHRRGHNLPWKLKQRTSKEIRKKVYVCPEPSCIHHDPARALGDLTGIKKHFCRKHGEKKWKCEKCSKRYAVQSDWKAHSKTCGTKEYRCDCGTLFSRRDSFITHRAFCDALAEESARAITGNPILPSQAGSSTSNMNFQFQPFTTSHEIPVTFSMKKEQQTGFNLRPEIPPWLLVGGGGGPAPVQPIDLTSSIFQSSRFGDQDYTPSQEFNPNPSLSGPMAASPHISATALLQKAAQMGASMSNKTTTVSVGPHQVHVSVANANANAESISATDFGLNLSSRERFVNSLASYGNKAVANATAPAPAPAPAPSSLQDMMNSFSSTNPTGFEGSNFDDPFGSIGGNDDMTKDFLGLRPLSHTDIFNIAGLVNTSNENQSQNHKTWQS